DNA from Mesorhizobium sp. B2-1-1:
GTCCTGCTGTCGACCATCGGCAGCCTGGCCGCGGGCTATCTTCTCGGCCGCCTATCCCAGGCGATGCTTGGACGTATCGAAGATGCGGCGAGCGGCACCGTCGTGCAGTTCGCCGGGACGTTCGGCGTCTGGATCCTGGCTGACAGGCTGGGGCTCTCGGCCATCATCACCATCGTCGTCTATGCCATGACCATCGCGCGCACCGCACCGCGGCGCATGTCGGCCAGAAAGCGCGTCAGCTCCTATTCCGTCTGGGAGACGGCGGTGTTCGTGCTTAACGTGCTGGCTTTCGTGCTGATGGGCCTGCAGGCGCGGCTGATCGTCGGTCGCCTGGCCGAGCAGGGACAGTCCGAGGCATTCCTGTTTGCAGGGACGATCCTGGCGGTCGTCATCGTTTCCCGCCTTGCCTGGGTGCTGGGCTGCGGCGCCGTGATCCGATGGCTTGCCCGCTTCGGCAATGCGGAGCAGCGGCAAGAGGTGCCGTCGTTTCGCGGCGGGGTGCTGATCGGCTGGTGCGGCATGCGCGGCCTGGTGACGCTGGCGGCTGCCTTCGCATTGCCGGCGGACTTCCCCGGCCGCGATCCGATCGTGCTCACCGCCTTTTGCGTGGTGCTGGGCACGCTTGTCCTGCAAGGCATGAGCCTGAAGCCGTTGCTGCGCCTGCTTCGTCTCGAACCGGACGAGACCATAGACCGCGAGGTCGCGCAGGCCCGTGTCGCCATCATGCAGGCGGCCCTCGACATTTTGAGCGGCAAGACCTCGACCGCGGCGGCGGCGGTGCGCGAGCAGTATGCCGCCCAGCGCACGGTCGCCAAGAACCCCGACGACGCCCAGGCAGCAACCGAGTACGACCGGCTGCGGCTCTATGCCATCAAGCGCCAGCGCGACGCGCTGGAAGAACTTCGCCGCAACGGGACGATCGGTGACGAGGCCTATCACCGGCTGGAGGAAGAAATCGACTGGTCGGAGCTGGCGGCTTCCCCGGCGGGACGGTTCCAGCCGCTGACGACCTAGGCGAGGCGAGGGGTTTTTGCGTCGTGGCCCAGCCGGGCCGCCGCGGCGGTCCATTGCAAGGTCGCCGTCGAAACGGTACTGCCGTCACCAAACTGAGCCGGACAAGAATGAAGCTGGTCAGCTACAATATCCAATACGGGTTCGGCAGCGACGGCCTCTACGATCCGGCGCGCGCCGCGCGCATTGTTGCCGGCGCCGATATCATCGCCTTGCAGGAGGTCGAGCGGCACTGGCAGCGCAGCAATTTCGACGACCAGCCGGAGGTGCTTTCGCGCCTGTTGCCGGGCTATCACTGGGTCTACGGCCCGGCCTTCGACATGGACGCCAGCGAACAGCGCGACGGCCGCATCGTCAACCGGCGCCGGCAGTTCGGCACCATGGTGCTGTCGAAGCTGCCGATCGTCTGGTCGCGGCTGCATGCGCTGCCGATGCGCCGCACACTGCGGCCGCTCAACACCCGCAACGCGGCGCTCGAATGCATGATCCGCACGCCGGCGGGTCCGGTGCGGGTGCTTTCATTGCATCTCGCCCATGTCGCGGCTGAAGAACGGCTGGAGCAGATCGACTATCTGCTTGCCGAGCATCGCCGGGCGCCCTCCGATGGCGGGCCGTGGAGCGGCGCCGACGACGAGCCGGCGCGCAATTGGAGCAATGGCGAGCCAGAGCCGGAGAACCCGCTGGCGGCGATCTGGATGGGCGATTTCAACATGGAGCCGGGCAGCGCCGAATACCGCCGCATCGTCGGCGGCACGCCCTATCATCGCGGTGCTGCCTATCTGGATGGGTTCGTCGATGCCGCTGCCGTGGCGATTGAACCGGCGGATGACTTCCACACGCATGAGAAGATCATCGACGGCAGGCTGGCAAAGCGCCGGCTCGATCATTGCTTCGTCGGCGGCCTGTTTGCCGGTCGTGTGCGCTCCGTCAGCTCGGACATTGGCGAAGTGGCTTCCGATCATTTTCCGGTCAGGATCGACATCGATCTCGAAACGCCCGCCGGCCCCGGAGGCGGATGAGGCCCAAATGACGCTTTTCGTCTTCTTCGCGGTGCTTGCCGCGGCCGCGATGCACGCGATCTGGAATGCGCTGGTCAAGGTCCATCTCGACCGCTTCCTGTCGATCACCCTGATGACGCTTGGCATGGGATTTGCCGCGCTTTTCGCACTTCCCTTCGTCGAGGTGCCGAGGGCGGAAGTCTGGCTCTATATCATTGCCTCCGTCGTCTTCCACATGGGCTACCGGACCTTCCTGATCGGCGCTTACCAGGCTGGCGACTTCGCCCAGACCTATCCTCTGGCGCGCGGCACCGCGCCCTTGCTGGCGGCGCTTGGCGGTATGTTCGTGGTCGCCGAAGTTCCGGCGCCGCTCGCCATTCTGGGTATCCTTTTACTGTCGGCCGGCACGCTGGTGATGTCGTTTCGCGGCGGCGCGCATCTGGAACGATTGAACCTGCGCGCGGTCGGCTTTGCGCTGGGGACCTCGATCTTCATCGCCAGCTACACACTGTCCGACGGCAGCGGGGCGCGGCTGGCGGCCACGGCGCAGAGCTATGCCGCCTGGCTGTTCGTGTGCGATGCGCTTGGAGCGCTGGTGCTGTGCCTGATCTTCCGTGGCCCGCGGGCCTTGCCGGTGCTGGCGCGCGACTGGAAAGCGGGGCTGTTCACCGGCGTGCTCAGCGGCGCTGCCTACTGGATCGTCATGTGGGCTATGACCAAGGCGCCGATCGCCTCGGTGGCGTCGCTGCGCGAGACCTCCATCCTGTTCGCCATGGTGATCTCGGTGTTCGCGCTCGGCGAGAAGATGACGGGCTGGCGCGGCGCCGCCGCGCTCAGCATCGTCGCCGGCGTCGTGGCGCTCAGACTCGGCTGACGTCGTGGTCCAGCACGGTCATCACCTGGCCGCGCCGTTCCGGACTGAAGCGGATGACGATGATGATGCAGACGGCGACCACGCCGGCGAACAGCGCCAACGCGTAGCCATAGCTGCCTCCGGGAGCCTCGGCTATGCCCGCCTGATAGGGACCGCCATAGGAGGCTGCGAGATTGCCGGCCTGGTAGATGAAGCCGGGCAGGGTCGCGCGCACCGCGCCGGGCGAGAGCTCGTTGAGGTGCACCGGAATGACGCCCCAGGCGCCCTGGACCGCGACCTGCATGACGAAGGCGCCGATGGCCAGCAGGAAGGGCGTCGAGCTGTAGGCCCATAGCGGGATGGACGGCAAGGCAATCAGGCAGGCGAGCGTGATCGCATTGACGCGGCCGATCTTCTCGGACAGCGCCCCGAACGCCAGACCGCCGACGATGGCGCCGATGTTGGCGACGATGGTGATCCAGCTCACCGTGTGCGGGTCGAAACCATGCTGCTTCTTCAGGAATGTCGGGTAGAGATCCTGCGTGCCGTGGCTGAAGAAGTTGAAGAACATCATCAGCACGACCGCATAGAGGGCGACGCCCCAGTGCTTTTGCAGTGTCTCCAGCATGCCGGGCCTTGCGGTCTTCCGCGCCTCGACGAAGGCCGGCGATTCCGGAACATGCGAGCGGATGAAAAGGACGATCAGGGCCGGGATGAAACTGAGCAGGAACATGGCGCGCCAGCCGATCGTGTAGCCGCCGATCGTCTGGTGATAGAGCAGGCCATAGACGACCGCCGCTAGGAGGTAGCCGGCCGGATAGCCGCATTGCAGGATGCCCGAGACCATGCCGCGGGCGCTGGGCGGGATGGATTCCATGGCAAGCGAGGAGCCAAGTCCCCATTCGCCGCCCATGGCGATGCCGAACAGTGCGCGCAGCGCCAGGAATATGCCGAGATTGGGCGAGAAGGCGGCCAAAGCGCCGATCACGGAATAACTGACGATGTTGAGCATCAGGATGGGCTTGCGCCCGAATTTGTCTGCCAACGTGCCGAAGAAGAACGCGCCAATGAAGCGCGTCGCAAGGGTCAGGAAAAGCGCCTTTGACACCGCCGGGACGTCGGTCTGGAATTCAGACGCAATGTCGGTGAGCAGGAATGTCAGAAGGAAGAAATCGAAAGCGTCGAGCGTCCAGCCCAGGAATGAGGCAAGGACGGTTTTCTTCTGCTGCGAATTGAGCTTCAAGGCGTTCCTCCTGATGTCGAGGAACGTTATCGCGTCGAGGCGAACAATCCTCAGTCACTTTTCAGAGAACTTGGTCACGTTTGCGTAGGGGGTCACCGAGTCCACAGCCGCATTCATTGGACGCCCGCCGGCCGAAGCCGACGGGCTATCAGCCCAGCAGGTGGTTCCAACTGACGCGAGGCACCTGGAGGCCAAGGTTGCGAGTCGAGACATCAGCGGCAATGCGGTCAGCAACCTTCCGTCGTCGTTTCCATCTGGCCAGGGGCCGCGGACTTGGCGCTGGTATCCTGCTGACCGGGAGCTGACTCCTTGGCGCTGCCTGTCTGTTGGCCCGGTGCGCAATCCTTGGCGGAGTTGGAGTTGGTCGACTTGGTCGTGGTCGAGTCCGTGTTCTGATCCGTCGGCATCGTTGTCGTCGTGGAGGAGGAGCCGCTCGACGTCGTATTGGTCGATTGCGCCAGGGCAAGGCCGCCGGAAAGAATCATTAGGGCGGAAGCGAGAAGAAGTCGTTTCATCATTACTCCTGGTGAGTAACCCTTCGGCCGCATAACAAGGGAGTCGGCGAACGCTTCCGTGGAGTATCTGGCGCCGTCGCCGTGGCATCAACGTGCCGGTTGTGGTGCGTCGATGACGACATACGGCCCGGCCCGGAACAAAGAAAAGCGCCGTTAGTTTCACCCGCAGGGCACTCAAACAGAAGGACGAGCATGATGAAAATGGCTTTAGTAATCGCGCTTGCGGTGTCGTTTTCTGCGGGCTCTGCAATCGCGGCATGTCCGGACAAGTCGGCTGCCAACACGGGCGCCGACACCCAACAGACCGCCGGTATTTCGAAAGATGGTACCCACGCGCCCTTGGAAACTCCGAAGGCCAAGGATAGTGCCGGCAAACCGGCCGCCAAGGATGGCAGCACAATGCCGTTGGCGGGGGCGGAAGGCGGCGGTGACAAGAATCTCGCAACATCGCAGCAGGATATCGAGGCGCAGCAGCATGGCGGCAAGACCGCGGCGGCAAAGGCCGACGACAGCTGCAATGACTGAC
Protein-coding regions in this window:
- a CDS encoding EamA family transporter, which gives rise to MTLFVFFAVLAAAAMHAIWNALVKVHLDRFLSITLMTLGMGFAALFALPFVEVPRAEVWLYIIASVVFHMGYRTFLIGAYQAGDFAQTYPLARGTAPLLAALGGMFVVAEVPAPLAILGILLLSAGTLVMSFRGGAHLERLNLRAVGFALGTSIFIASYTLSDGSGARLAATAQSYAAWLFVCDALGALVLCLIFRGPRALPVLARDWKAGLFTGVLSGAAYWIVMWAMTKAPIASVASLRETSILFAMVISVFALGEKMTGWRGAAALSIVAGVVALRLG
- a CDS encoding endonuclease/exonuclease/phosphatase family protein, which gives rise to MKLVSYNIQYGFGSDGLYDPARAARIVAGADIIALQEVERHWQRSNFDDQPEVLSRLLPGYHWVYGPAFDMDASEQRDGRIVNRRRQFGTMVLSKLPIVWSRLHALPMRRTLRPLNTRNAALECMIRTPAGPVRVLSLHLAHVAAEERLEQIDYLLAEHRRAPSDGGPWSGADDEPARNWSNGEPEPENPLAAIWMGDFNMEPGSAEYRRIVGGTPYHRGAAYLDGFVDAAAVAIEPADDFHTHEKIIDGRLAKRRLDHCFVGGLFAGRVRSVSSDIGEVASDHFPVRIDIDLETPAGPGGG
- a CDS encoding MFS transporter, which encodes MKLNSQQKKTVLASFLGWTLDAFDFFLLTFLLTDIASEFQTDVPAVSKALFLTLATRFIGAFFFGTLADKFGRKPILMLNIVSYSVIGALAAFSPNLGIFLALRALFGIAMGGEWGLGSSLAMESIPPSARGMVSGILQCGYPAGYLLAAVVYGLLYHQTIGGYTIGWRAMFLLSFIPALIVLFIRSHVPESPAFVEARKTARPGMLETLQKHWGVALYAVVLMMFFNFFSHGTQDLYPTFLKKQHGFDPHTVSWITIVANIGAIVGGLAFGALSEKIGRVNAITLACLIALPSIPLWAYSSTPFLLAIGAFVMQVAVQGAWGVIPVHLNELSPGAVRATLPGFIYQAGNLAASYGGPYQAGIAEAPGGSYGYALALFAGVVAVCIIIVIRFSPERRGQVMTVLDHDVSRV
- a CDS encoding cation:proton antiporter codes for the protein MALFELTLVLLLIAVALTALSRRLQVPYPALLALAGAGLGFLPGAPTIEIDPELALALFIAPVLLDAAYDTSLRDLNRYRLPLVLLALGAVVFTTAVVALVGWKMAGLPIAAAIALGAIVAPPDAVAASAVLGQFKVPHRITAILQGESLLNDATALLIYRIAITAAAGPVLLGSAVPMVLLSTIGSLAAGYLLGRLSQAMLGRIEDAASGTVVQFAGTFGVWILADRLGLSAIITIVVYAMTIARTAPRRMSARKRVSSYSVWETAVFVLNVLAFVLMGLQARLIVGRLAEQGQSEAFLFAGTILAVVIVSRLAWVLGCGAVIRWLARFGNAEQRQEVPSFRGGVLIGWCGMRGLVTLAAAFALPADFPGRDPIVLTAFCVVLGTLVLQGMSLKPLLRLLRLEPDETIDREVAQARVAIMQAALDILSGKTSTAAAAVREQYAAQRTVAKNPDDAQAATEYDRLRLYAIKRQRDALEELRRNGTIGDEAYHRLEEEIDWSELAASPAGRFQPLTT